Proteins encoded in a region of the Zea mays cultivar B73 chromosome 4, Zm-B73-REFERENCE-NAM-5.0, whole genome shotgun sequence genome:
- the LOC100272601 gene encoding Transcription factor BHLH062, whose protein sequence is MVADTESSDSLPGSSNAASEMPANGSIHRKSQEKPPKKTHKAEREKLKRDQLNDLFVELGSMLDLDRQNTGKATVLGDAARVLRDLITQVESLRQEQSALVSERQYVSSEKNELQEENSSLKSQISELQTELCARMRSSSLSQTSIGMSDPATHQQMQMWSSIPHLSSVAMAARPASAASPLHGQEGYSADAGQAGYAPQPQPRELQLFPGSSASSSPERERSSRLGSGQATPPSLTDSLPGQLCLSLLQPSQEASGGGGGGVMSRSREERRDG, encoded by the exons ATGGTGGCTGACACGGAAAGCTCAGATTCACTGCCTGGCAGTTCAAATGCTGCTTCTGAGATGCCTGCTAATGG GTCTATTCACCGAAAGTCTCAGGAAAAGCCCCCCAAAAAAACACATAAAGCTGAACGAGAGAAGCTTAAACGTGATCAGTTGAATGACCTTTTTGTTGAGCTCGGCAGTATGCTAG ATCTTGATCGACAAAACACTGGAAAGGCTACAGTGCTAGGTGATGCTGCGCGAGTACTGCGAGATCTAATCACTCAAGTGGAATCTCTCAGGCAGGAACAATCTGCTCTTGTATCGGAGCGCCAATAT GTCAGTTCCGAGAAGAATGAGCTGCAAGAGGAGAACAGTTCGCTCAAGTCCCAAATATCGGAACTACAAACCGAGCTCTGCgcaaggatgaggagcagcagccTGAGCCAAACCAGCATCGGGATGTCGGATCCGGCAACTCACCAGCAGATGCAGATGTGGAGCAGCATTCCCCACTTAAGCTCCGTGGCCATGGCGGCGCGCCCAGCAAGTGCAGCGTCCCCGTTGCACGGCCAGGAGGGCTACTCTGCTGACGCCGGTCAAGCGGGCTACGCGCCGCAGCCGCAACCTCGGGAGCTGCAGCTCTTTCCGGGGTCATCGGCATCGTCTTCACCGGAGCGTGAACGTTCTTCCCGGCTCGGAAGCGGCCAGGCCACGCCGCCGAGCCTGACAGATTCCTTGCCGGGTCAGCTCTGCCTGAGCCTCCTACAGCCATCTCAGGAAgcaagcggcggcggcggcggcggcgtcatgTCGCGCAGCAGAGAGGAACGGCGGGACGGGTAG
- the LOC100382109 gene encoding vacuole membrane protein KMS1-like isoform X1, which produces MGRRKMSAAAPPSRSWSNVGGSVIPELLAKHKMDLENLTLTKHPIRTLHFFLLAMLQYLKRLATYILRKSGLFFLLIVLVVASGILLSISDGLHKKEFLNYAKFVLWWISLGVASSIGLGSGLHTFVLYLGPHIALFTIKAVQCGRIDLKTAPYDTIQLKVGPSWLDKKCSEFGPPVYPASAHSVRIPVFDLLPQIQLEAVLWGIGTALGELPPYFISRAARLSGSKSKAVKELDAATSKEDGTVASTLDRSKRWLLSHSQHLNFFSILILASVPNPLFDLAGIMCGQFGVPFWEFFFATLIGKAIIKTHIQTLFIVSLCNNQLLYLMEKELIWIFGHIPGFSATLPSVIAKLHAAKDKYLSPPTPVSASSQMEEKSWNLSFTLVWNSIVWLVLLNFSVKIITSTAQDYLKKQQDMEMERVSDSPPPEQN; this is translated from the exons ATGGGGCGCCGGAAGATGTCCGCAGCGGCGCCGCCGTCCCGGAGCTGGTCCAACGTTGGCGGGAGCGTAATCCCCG AACTACTTGCAAAACACAAAATGGACTTGGAAAATTTGACGCTGACAAAACATCCAATCAGAACATTACATTTTTTCCTGTTAGCCATGTTACAATACTTGAAAAGATTAGCAACATATATCCTGAGAAAGAGTGGTTTGTTCTTTCTCTTAATTGTTTTGGTGGTAGCTTCCGGAATCTTACTCTCTATTTCAGATGGCCTGCATAAGAAG GAGTTCCTTAATTATGCTAAATTCGTGTTGTGGTGGATTTCATTAGGTGTGGCTTCATCAATTGGACTAG GTTCTGGGTTGCATACATTTGTGCTGTATCTAGGTCCTCATATTGCTCTGTTCACTATTAAAGCTGTTCAATGTGGCCGAATTGATTTGAAAACGGCTCCATATGATACCATACAGCTAAAGGTTGGGCCATCATGGCTCGACAAGAAATGTTCTGAATTTGGTCCGCCTGTGTATCCAGCATCAGCTCATTCTGTTAGGATCCCCGTCTTTGATTTACTACCTCAGATACAGCTGGAAGCAGTTCTTTGGGGCATTGGGACTGCACTTGGCGAGCTTCCCCCTTATTTTATATCACGAGCAG CTCGCTTATCAGGAAGCAAGTCAAAAGCTGTTAAGGAGCTTGATGCCGCTACTTCCAAAGAAGATGGGACAGTAGCATCCACTCTTGATCGCTCCAAGCGTTGGCTTCTTTCTCACTCTCAACATCTCAACTTCTTCTCTATCTTGATACTTGCTTCG GTTCCGAACCCACTCTTTGATCTCGCTGGAATTATGTGTGGCCAATTTGGTGTACCTTTCTGGGAGTTCTTTTTTGCAACTTTGATTGGGAAGGCCATCATCAAGACTCATATTCAG ACGCTGTTTATCGTGTCCTTATGCAACAACCAGCTCCTGTATCTTATGGAAAAGGAGCTAATCTGGATATTCGGTCACATTCCTGGGTTTTCTGCTACCCTACCATCTGTGATTGCCAAACTCCATGCTGCCAAGGACAAGTATCTATCACCACCGACACCAGTCTCGGCGTCCTCACAGATGGAG GAGAAAAGTTGGAATCTCTCTTTTACATTGGTTTGGAACTCTATAGTGTGGCTTGTGCTTCTGAACTTCTCCGTTAAGATAATCACGTCGACGGCACAGGATTATCTCAAAAAGCAGCAGGATATGGAGATGGAACGCGTTTCTGATTCTCCGCCCCCGGAACAAAACTAA
- the LOC100382109 gene encoding Vacuole membrane protein KMS1-like has product MGRRKMSAAAPPSRSWSNVGGSVIPELLAKHKMDLENLTLTKHPIRTLHFFLLAMLQYLKRLATYILRKSGLFFLLIVLVVASGILLSISDGLHKKHVQEFLNYAKFVLWWISLGVASSIGLGSGLHTFVLYLGPHIALFTIKAVQCGRIDLKTAPYDTIQLKVGPSWLDKKCSEFGPPVYPASAHSVRIPVFDLLPQIQLEAVLWGIGTALGELPPYFISRAARLSGSKSKAVKELDAATSKEDGTVASTLDRSKRWLLSHSQHLNFFSILILASVPNPLFDLAGIMCGQFGVPFWEFFFATLIGKAIIKTHIQTLFIVSLCNNQLLYLMEKELIWIFGHIPGFSATLPSVIAKLHAAKDKYLSPPTPVSASSQMEEKSWNLSFTLVWNSIVWLVLLNFSVKIITSTAQDYLKKQQDMEMERVSDSPPPEQN; this is encoded by the exons ATGGGGCGCCGGAAGATGTCCGCAGCGGCGCCGCCGTCCCGGAGCTGGTCCAACGTTGGCGGGAGCGTAATCCCCG AACTACTTGCAAAACACAAAATGGACTTGGAAAATTTGACGCTGACAAAACATCCAATCAGAACATTACATTTTTTCCTGTTAGCCATGTTACAATACTTGAAAAGATTAGCAACATATATCCTGAGAAAGAGTGGTTTGTTCTTTCTCTTAATTGTTTTGGTGGTAGCTTCCGGAATCTTACTCTCTATTTCAGATGGCCTGCATAAGAAG CATGTGCAGGAGTTCCTTAATTATGCTAAATTCGTGTTGTGGTGGATTTCATTAGGTGTGGCTTCATCAATTGGACTAG GTTCTGGGTTGCATACATTTGTGCTGTATCTAGGTCCTCATATTGCTCTGTTCACTATTAAAGCTGTTCAATGTGGCCGAATTGATTTGAAAACGGCTCCATATGATACCATACAGCTAAAGGTTGGGCCATCATGGCTCGACAAGAAATGTTCTGAATTTGGTCCGCCTGTGTATCCAGCATCAGCTCATTCTGTTAGGATCCCCGTCTTTGATTTACTACCTCAGATACAGCTGGAAGCAGTTCTTTGGGGCATTGGGACTGCACTTGGCGAGCTTCCCCCTTATTTTATATCACGAGCAG CTCGCTTATCAGGAAGCAAGTCAAAAGCTGTTAAGGAGCTTGATGCCGCTACTTCCAAAGAAGATGGGACAGTAGCATCCACTCTTGATCGCTCCAAGCGTTGGCTTCTTTCTCACTCTCAACATCTCAACTTCTTCTCTATCTTGATACTTGCTTCG GTTCCGAACCCACTCTTTGATCTCGCTGGAATTATGTGTGGCCAATTTGGTGTACCTTTCTGGGAGTTCTTTTTTGCAACTTTGATTGGGAAGGCCATCATCAAGACTCATATTCAG ACGCTGTTTATCGTGTCCTTATGCAACAACCAGCTCCTGTATCTTATGGAAAAGGAGCTAATCTGGATATTCGGTCACATTCCTGGGTTTTCTGCTACCCTACCATCTGTGATTGCCAAACTCCATGCTGCCAAGGACAAGTATCTATCACCACCGACACCAGTCTCGGCGTCCTCACAGATGGAG GAGAAAAGTTGGAATCTCTCTTTTACATTGGTTTGGAACTCTATAGTGTGGCTTGTGCTTCTGAACTTCTCCGTTAAGATAATCACGTCGACGGCACAGGATTATCTCAAAAAGCAGCAGGATATGGAGATGGAACGCGTTTCTGATTCTCCGCCCCCGGAACAAAACTAA
- the LOC100272601 gene encoding transcription factor BHLH062 isoform X1, whose amino-acid sequence MLLLRCLLMDLDRQNTGKATVLGDAARVLRDLITQVESLRQEQSALVSERQYVSSEKNELQEENSSLKSQISELQTELCARMRSSSLSQTSIGMSDPATHQQMQMWSSIPHLSSVAMAARPASAASPLHGQEGYSADAGQAGYAPQPQPRELQLFPGSSASSSPERERSSRLGSGQATPPSLTDSLPGQLCLSLLQPSQEASGGGGGGVMSRSREERRDG is encoded by the exons ATGCTGCTTCTGAGATGCCTGCTAATGG ATCTTGATCGACAAAACACTGGAAAGGCTACAGTGCTAGGTGATGCTGCGCGAGTACTGCGAGATCTAATCACTCAAGTGGAATCTCTCAGGCAGGAACAATCTGCTCTTGTATCGGAGCGCCAATAT GTCAGTTCCGAGAAGAATGAGCTGCAAGAGGAGAACAGTTCGCTCAAGTCCCAAATATCGGAACTACAAACCGAGCTCTGCgcaaggatgaggagcagcagccTGAGCCAAACCAGCATCGGGATGTCGGATCCGGCAACTCACCAGCAGATGCAGATGTGGAGCAGCATTCCCCACTTAAGCTCCGTGGCCATGGCGGCGCGCCCAGCAAGTGCAGCGTCCCCGTTGCACGGCCAGGAGGGCTACTCTGCTGACGCCGGTCAAGCGGGCTACGCGCCGCAGCCGCAACCTCGGGAGCTGCAGCTCTTTCCGGGGTCATCGGCATCGTCTTCACCGGAGCGTGAACGTTCTTCCCGGCTCGGAAGCGGCCAGGCCACGCCGCCGAGCCTGACAGATTCCTTGCCGGGTCAGCTCTGCCTGAGCCTCCTACAGCCATCTCAGGAAgcaagcggcggcggcggcggcggcgtcatgTCGCGCAGCAGAGAGGAACGGCGGGACGGGTAG